In the Azospirillum formosense genome, one interval contains:
- a CDS encoding acyl-CoA dehydrogenase family protein, which translates to MSSTPTSNGPLALSDLLPTTAAALDAVARLAEAAERGVAALVAPEGRVDAAALDRHQVAAHGFAWVATYAEALRQMQGWAERLDRAGRLGELEACMLQAAFGEYLAQLDGGLAMSQGEIVRPADFGLDDAERAAFRTEAVRRLIAAGNASALRLRIAELLADALHGGGFGEAALEDEALDMVREQFRRFVADVVEPHAHEWHLKDELIPMPVVEQMAEMGVFGLTVPEEDGGLGMGKLAMCVVTEELSRGYIGVGSLGTRAEIAAELIRLGGTAEQRARWLPRLASGEILPTAVFTEPNTGSDLGSLRTRAVLDGDTYRVTGAKTWITHGSRSDLMTLLVRTDPDAPGYRGLSMLLAEKPRGTEADPFPAEGMSGGEIPVLGYRGMKEYEIGFDGFTVPRENLLGGVEGQGFKQLMATFESARVQTAARAVGVAQSAMELGLRYAQERVQFGRPLAAFPRVAGKIAWMAVETMIARQLTYFAAREKDSDRRCDIEAGMAKLLAARVAWSNADNAVQIHGGNGYAVEYPISRVLCDARILNIFEGAAEIQAQVVARGLLTRRN; encoded by the coding sequence ATGTCGTCCACACCAACCTCCAACGGCCCGCTTGCGCTGTCCGACCTGCTGCCCACCACGGCGGCGGCGCTCGACGCGGTGGCGCGGCTGGCCGAGGCCGCCGAGCGCGGCGTCGCCGCGCTGGTGGCGCCGGAGGGGCGCGTCGATGCTGCGGCGCTCGACCGCCATCAGGTGGCGGCGCACGGCTTCGCCTGGGTGGCGACCTACGCCGAGGCGCTGCGCCAGATGCAGGGCTGGGCGGAGCGGCTGGACCGCGCCGGCCGGCTGGGCGAGCTTGAGGCCTGCATGCTCCAGGCCGCCTTCGGCGAGTATCTGGCCCAGCTCGACGGCGGGTTGGCGATGAGCCAGGGCGAGATCGTCCGCCCCGCCGATTTCGGGCTGGACGACGCGGAGCGCGCCGCCTTCCGCACCGAGGCGGTGCGCCGGCTGATCGCCGCCGGCAACGCCTCCGCCCTGCGGCTGCGCATCGCCGAGCTGCTGGCCGACGCGCTGCACGGCGGCGGCTTCGGCGAGGCGGCGCTGGAGGACGAGGCGCTCGACATGGTGCGCGAGCAGTTCCGCCGCTTCGTCGCCGACGTGGTGGAGCCGCACGCCCACGAGTGGCACCTGAAGGACGAGCTGATCCCGATGCCGGTCGTCGAGCAGATGGCCGAGATGGGCGTCTTCGGCCTGACCGTGCCGGAGGAGGACGGCGGCCTCGGCATGGGCAAGCTCGCCATGTGCGTGGTGACGGAGGAGCTGTCGCGCGGCTACATCGGCGTCGGCTCGCTGGGCACCCGCGCGGAGATCGCCGCCGAGCTGATCCGGCTGGGCGGCACCGCCGAGCAGCGGGCGCGCTGGCTGCCGCGCCTCGCGTCCGGCGAGATTCTGCCGACCGCCGTCTTCACCGAGCCCAACACCGGCTCCGACCTGGGCAGCCTGCGCACCCGCGCGGTGCTGGACGGCGACACCTACCGCGTCACCGGGGCGAAGACCTGGATCACCCACGGCAGCCGGTCGGACCTGATGACCTTGCTGGTTCGCACCGATCCGGACGCTCCCGGCTACCGCGGCCTGTCGATGCTGCTGGCCGAGAAGCCGCGCGGCACCGAGGCCGACCCCTTCCCGGCCGAGGGCATGAGCGGCGGCGAGATTCCGGTTCTCGGCTATCGCGGCATGAAGGAGTACGAGATCGGTTTCGACGGCTTCACGGTGCCGCGTGAAAACCTGCTGGGCGGCGTCGAGGGCCAGGGCTTCAAGCAGCTGATGGCGACCTTCGAATCCGCCCGCGTGCAGACCGCCGCCCGCGCCGTCGGGGTGGCGCAGAGCGCGATGGAGCTTGGCCTGCGCTACGCCCAGGAGCGCGTTCAGTTCGGCCGCCCGCTCGCCGCCTTCCCGCGCGTCGCCGGCAAGATCGCCTGGATGGCGGTGGAGACGATGATCGCCCGCCAGCTCACCTACTTCGCCGCGCGCGAGAAGGACAGCGACCGCCGCTGCGACATCGAGGCCGGCATGGCGAAGCTGCTGGCGGCGCGCGTCGCCTGGTCGAACGCCGACAACGCGGTGCAGATCCACGGCGGCAACGGCTACGCGGTCGAGTATCCGATCAGCCGTGTGCTGTGCGACGCCCGTATTCTGAATATTTTCGAAGGGGCGGCGGAAATCCAGGCCCAGGTTGTGGCGCGCGGCCTGCTCACCCGGCGCAATTGA
- a CDS encoding LysR substrate-binding domain-containing protein — protein sequence MELLELRYFVQVADLGSFSKASVKLGITQPALSRQVQKLEHELRTSLFYRHGRGVSLTQQGRKLYDVVRHLLGALSEIKEEIQDQSERLTGSVTLGLPPSICATLGAPLARRFHENYPDATLRIHEVFSGTLLEWVEGGRLDLAVLYDARRGRSMLSSPLLVENLLLVQPAKDAVAGGDGPVEVETLGGLRFVLPGLENGLRRVVDAAVRRADIDLQVDMEIDSVTAIKQLVEEGMGSTILPFGAVHREVRQGRLIAREISSKDMHAMLVTATPLHQPVSKATRALLRLIHAEVAKCVANGVLKGKVVAPGSAGENSAP from the coding sequence ATGGAACTTCTGGAACTGCGCTACTTTGTTCAGGTGGCCGACCTTGGCAGCTTTTCCAAGGCGTCGGTCAAGCTTGGCATCACCCAGCCGGCGCTCAGCCGGCAGGTCCAGAAGCTGGAGCACGAGCTGCGCACCAGCCTGTTCTACCGCCATGGCCGCGGCGTCTCGCTGACCCAGCAGGGGCGCAAGCTCTACGACGTGGTGCGCCATCTGCTGGGCGCGCTGTCGGAGATCAAGGAAGAGATCCAGGACCAGTCGGAGCGGCTGACCGGCTCGGTCACGCTGGGCCTTCCCCCGTCAATCTGCGCCACGCTGGGGGCGCCGCTGGCCCGCCGCTTCCACGAGAACTACCCCGACGCCACGCTGCGCATCCACGAGGTGTTCAGCGGCACGCTGCTGGAATGGGTCGAGGGCGGGCGGTTGGACCTCGCCGTGCTCTACGACGCCCGGCGGGGGCGCAGCATGTTGTCCTCGCCGCTACTCGTCGAAAATCTGCTGCTCGTCCAGCCCGCCAAGGACGCGGTGGCCGGCGGCGACGGGCCGGTTGAGGTGGAGACGCTGGGCGGCCTGCGCTTCGTCCTGCCGGGACTGGAGAACGGCCTGCGCCGGGTGGTCGACGCCGCGGTGCGGCGGGCCGACATCGACCTCCAGGTCGACATGGAGATCGATTCCGTCACCGCCATCAAGCAGCTGGTGGAGGAGGGCATGGGTTCGACCATCCTGCCCTTCGGCGCCGTCCACCGCGAGGTGCGCCAGGGCCGATTGATCGCCCGCGAAATCAGCTCCAAGGACATGCACGCCATGCTCGTCACGGCGACGCCGCTGCACCAGCCGGTGTCGAAGGCGACGCGCGCCCTGCTGCGGCTGATCCACGCCGAGGTGGCGAAATGCGTCGCCAACGGCGTGCTCAAGGGCAAGGTCGTCGCCCCCGGCAGCGCCGGGGAGAACAGCGCGCCCTGA
- a CDS encoding glucose 1-dehydrogenase — protein sequence MTKRLDGKVALITGAAQGLGLAMAETFVREGGRVAVVDINGDAAKAVAERLGESAIGIAANVTKMADVEMTIAATVEKFGRLDILVNNAGSTHANGPFENVTEEEFDRVFALNVKSIYLYSKAVVATMRAQKSGVILNLGSTAGLRPRPGLVWYNATKGAVHNITKSLALELAPDNIRVCALAPVATETPLLATFMGGDTPEKRARMMGIVPLGRLGQPTDVANAALYLASDEAAFLTGVVLEIDGGRCV from the coding sequence ATGACGAAGCGTCTGGACGGCAAGGTCGCCCTGATCACCGGTGCGGCGCAGGGGCTGGGCCTCGCGATGGCCGAGACCTTCGTGCGCGAGGGCGGCCGCGTCGCGGTCGTGGACATCAACGGCGACGCCGCCAAGGCGGTCGCCGAACGTCTGGGCGAGTCCGCCATCGGCATCGCCGCCAACGTGACCAAGATGGCCGACGTCGAGATGACCATCGCCGCCACCGTCGAGAAGTTCGGGCGGCTGGACATCCTGGTCAACAACGCCGGCTCCACCCACGCCAACGGCCCGTTCGAGAACGTGACCGAGGAGGAGTTCGACCGCGTCTTCGCGCTGAACGTCAAGTCGATCTACCTCTACTCCAAGGCGGTCGTCGCGACCATGCGGGCGCAGAAGTCCGGCGTGATCCTGAATCTCGGCTCCACCGCCGGCCTGCGGCCGCGTCCGGGGCTGGTCTGGTACAACGCGACCAAGGGCGCCGTGCACAACATCACCAAGTCGCTGGCGCTGGAGCTGGCGCCGGACAACATCCGCGTCTGCGCGCTCGCCCCGGTCGCCACCGAGACGCCGCTGCTCGCCACCTTCATGGGCGGCGACACCCCGGAGAAGCGCGCGCGCATGATGGGCATCGTGCCGCTCGGCCGCCTGGGCCAGCCGACCGACGTCGCCAATGCCGCCCTCTACCTCGCGTCGGACGAGGCGGCCTTCCTGACCGGCGTGGTGCTGGAGATCGACGGCGGGCGCTGCGTGTAA
- a CDS encoding CoA transferase: MSSLLSDLRVVEVSAFIAAPLGGMTLAQLGADVIRIDPIGGNIDYRRWPVAPNGTSLYWTALNKAKRSVTLALDRPEGREIAQAIITASGENAGFLLTNLPASGWMGYEALSARRDDLIMLRLTGNPDGSAAVDYTVNCASGFPMATGRGGEPVNHVLPAWDVAAGLYLATGLLAAERHRRRTGRGQEVTVALADVMLATVGNLGYLADVRVNGAVRPPMGNDLYGAYGRDFATADGRRAMVVAISNRQWKALGKATGLTERLAMIGPLMDVDMNDEGGRFLARDAISAVLAPWFAARTLAEVESAFAGAGVLWGPYRDFGQLVAEDARCSTANPLFREVEQPEVGPLLVPGSPLGFPGLGERSDHRPAPVLGQDTDAVLADLLGLPSAEIGRLHDAGIVA; encoded by the coding sequence ATGTCCTCGCTTCTCTCCGATCTGCGCGTCGTCGAGGTGTCGGCCTTCATCGCCGCGCCGTTGGGCGGCATGACGCTGGCCCAGCTGGGCGCCGACGTGATCCGCATCGACCCCATCGGCGGCAACATCGACTACCGGCGCTGGCCGGTGGCGCCGAACGGCACCAGCCTCTACTGGACCGCGCTGAACAAGGCGAAACGGTCGGTGACGCTGGCGCTCGACCGGCCGGAGGGGCGCGAGATCGCCCAGGCGATTATCACCGCCTCGGGCGAGAACGCGGGCTTCCTGCTGACCAACCTGCCGGCCAGCGGCTGGATGGGCTATGAGGCGCTGTCGGCCAGGCGCGACGACCTGATCATGCTGCGGCTGACCGGCAACCCGGACGGATCGGCGGCGGTGGACTACACCGTCAACTGCGCCAGCGGCTTCCCGATGGCGACCGGGCGGGGCGGAGAGCCGGTGAACCACGTGCTTCCGGCCTGGGACGTCGCCGCTGGCCTCTATCTGGCGACCGGCCTGCTGGCGGCGGAGCGGCACCGCCGCCGCACCGGACGCGGGCAGGAGGTGACGGTGGCGCTGGCCGACGTGATGCTGGCGACCGTCGGCAACCTCGGCTACCTCGCCGACGTCCGGGTGAACGGCGCGGTGCGGCCGCCGATGGGCAACGACCTCTACGGCGCCTACGGCCGCGACTTCGCCACCGCCGACGGGCGGCGGGCGATGGTCGTCGCCATCTCCAACCGCCAGTGGAAGGCGCTGGGCAAGGCGACCGGGCTGACCGAGCGGCTGGCGATGATCGGCCCGCTGATGGACGTGGACATGAACGACGAGGGCGGGCGTTTCCTGGCGCGCGACGCCATCTCCGCCGTGCTCGCCCCCTGGTTCGCCGCCCGCACCCTGGCCGAGGTGGAGAGCGCCTTCGCCGGGGCGGGCGTGCTGTGGGGGCCGTACCGGGACTTCGGCCAGCTGGTGGCGGAGGACGCGCGCTGCTCCACCGCCAACCCGCTGTTCCGCGAGGTCGAGCAGCCGGAGGTCGGTCCTCTGCTGGTTCCCGGCTCGCCCCTCGGATTCCCCGGCCTGGGCGAGCGCAGCGACCACCGGCCGGCGCCCGTCCTGGGCCAGGACACCGACGCGGTGCTGGCCGACCTGCTCGGCCTGCCGTCGGCCGAGATCGGGCGCCTGCACGACGCCGGCATCGTCGCCTGA
- a CDS encoding cytochrome c oxidase subunit 3 family protein, with amino-acid sequence MTETAAPATVVIADGAAEGEAADWGPLSSLPGNPMMWILILGELAAFGAMFIAFAVTRALDPATFDASQAQLDRLFGGVNTMVLVTSGWLVASAVRRRASGHSHRAAMLGAMALGGLFLAIKAVEYGDKIGRGLTLETNSFFQLYYLLTGFHAMHVAAGIVILGIVTWWDSLENLETGAAFWHMVDLIWVLLYPIVYLLR; translated from the coding sequence ATGACGGAGACTGCCGCGCCGGCGACGGTCGTCATCGCGGACGGCGCTGCGGAGGGGGAGGCCGCCGATTGGGGGCCTCTCTCCAGCCTGCCCGGCAACCCCATGATGTGGATTCTCATCCTGGGGGAACTGGCGGCCTTCGGGGCGATGTTCATCGCCTTTGCGGTGACGCGCGCCCTCGACCCGGCGACCTTCGACGCGTCCCAGGCGCAGTTGGACCGTCTGTTCGGCGGCGTGAACACCATGGTCCTGGTGACGAGCGGCTGGCTGGTCGCGAGCGCCGTGCGGCGTCGGGCCTCGGGCCATTCCCATCGCGCAGCGATGCTGGGCGCGATGGCCCTCGGCGGTCTGTTCCTCGCCATCAAGGCGGTCGAGTACGGCGACAAGATCGGCCGGGGCCTCACGTTGGAGACCAACAGCTTCTTCCAGCTCTATTATCTGCTGACCGGCTTCCACGCGATGCACGTCGCCGCGGGGATCGTCATCCTGGGCATCGTCACGTGGTGGGACAGCCTAGAGAATCTGGAGACCGGGGCCGCCTTCTGGCACATGGTGGACCTGATCTGGGTGCTGCTCTACCCCATCGTCTATCTGCTGAGGTGA
- a CDS encoding cytochrome C oxidase subunit IV family protein, with protein sequence MAILTRTWMLLMLLTAVSMWAGHGEGAGGLGPLGVGLVLAAANLKADRILTQYLDLHRAEGGWRAGFRILLTLLGAALFGIYVLYPMIGAALR encoded by the coding sequence ATGGCGATCCTGACACGCACCTGGATGCTTCTGATGCTCCTCACCGCCGTCTCGATGTGGGCCGGGCACGGCGAGGGCGCCGGCGGCCTCGGCCCGCTCGGGGTCGGACTCGTCCTCGCCGCGGCCAACCTCAAGGCCGACCGGATTCTCACCCAGTATCTGGACCTTCACCGCGCGGAGGGCGGCTGGCGGGCGGGGTTCCGGATTTTGCTCACCCTGCTGGGGGCAGCGCTCTTCGGGATCTACGTTCTTTACCCAATGATCGGCGCGGCTTTGCGCTGA
- the purT gene encoding formate-dependent phosphoribosylglycinamide formyltransferase: MFTAKILLLGSGELGKEFVIAAKRLGCEVIACDSYANAPAMQVADAAEVFSMLDADALRAAIAKHTPDFIVPEVEAIRTEVLHEFEDAGLTVVPSARAATMTMNRDRIREVAAVELGLRTSKYRYAESLEEVIAGAEHTGLPCVIKPVMSSSGKGQSTVRTAAELEAAWTYAVANMRGDRRKVIVEEFVPFEYEITLLTVRTREGILFCEPIGHRQERGDYQESWQPVPMPTALLDDAKDMAAKVVDNLGGYGIFGVEFFVTKDEVVFSELSPRPHDTGMVTLLSQNLSEFDLHARAILGLPIPAIHVHGPAASAVILADREAERFAIEGLADAMRVGSAEHDVDVRLFGKPTTRKNRRMGVALAAGTDTDDARERALKAASAIGIRYE, encoded by the coding sequence ATGTTCACGGCCAAAATCCTTCTTCTCGGCTCGGGCGAACTCGGGAAGGAGTTCGTCATCGCCGCCAAGCGCCTCGGCTGCGAGGTCATCGCCTGCGACAGCTACGCCAACGCCCCGGCGATGCAGGTCGCCGACGCGGCGGAGGTGTTCTCCATGCTCGACGCGGACGCCCTGCGCGCGGCCATCGCCAAGCACACGCCGGACTTCATCGTGCCGGAGGTCGAGGCCATCCGCACCGAGGTGCTGCACGAGTTCGAGGACGCCGGCCTGACCGTCGTCCCCTCCGCCCGCGCCGCCACCATGACCATGAACCGCGACCGCATCCGCGAGGTCGCCGCGGTGGAACTGGGGCTGCGCACCTCCAAGTACCGCTACGCCGAAAGCCTGGAGGAGGTGATCGCCGGGGCGGAGCACACCGGCCTGCCCTGCGTCATCAAGCCGGTCATGTCCTCCTCGGGCAAGGGGCAGAGCACCGTCCGCACCGCGGCGGAGCTTGAGGCCGCCTGGACCTACGCCGTCGCCAACATGCGCGGCGACCGCCGGAAGGTCATTGTCGAGGAGTTCGTGCCCTTCGAGTACGAGATCACCCTGCTGACCGTCCGCACCCGCGAGGGCATCCTGTTCTGCGAGCCGATCGGCCACCGGCAGGAGCGCGGCGACTACCAGGAATCCTGGCAGCCGGTGCCGATGCCCACGGCGCTGCTGGACGACGCAAAGGACATGGCGGCGAAGGTCGTGGACAATCTCGGCGGCTACGGCATCTTCGGCGTCGAGTTCTTCGTCACCAAGGACGAGGTCGTCTTCTCCGAGCTGTCGCCGCGCCCGCACGACACCGGCATGGTGACCCTGCTGTCGCAGAACCTGTCGGAGTTCGACCTGCACGCCCGCGCCATCCTGGGCCTGCCGATCCCGGCGATCCACGTCCATGGCCCGGCCGCCTCCGCCGTCATCCTGGCCGACCGCGAAGCGGAGCGCTTCGCCATCGAAGGGCTGGCCGACGCCATGCGCGTCGGCAGCGCGGAGCATGACGTGGACGTCCGTCTGTTCGGCAAGCCGACGACCCGCAAGAACCGCCGCATGGGCGTGGCGCTCGCCGCCGGCACCGACACCGACGACGCGCGCGAACGGGCGCTGAAGGCGGCCTCGGCGATCGGCATCCGCTACGAGTGA
- a CDS encoding iron ABC transporter substrate-binding protein translates to MAGRRGWMAGAGAGLLLALLAGPAAAERMVTDSSGRRVALPDRVERVFPAGPPASVVVYMLAPEKLLGWTRAISPPERPFLPDRYADLPELGRLTGRGNTVNLETVVAARPDVVVDVGSTAPTFVSLADRVQEQTRVPTLLIDGHLADSARTFRTLGALMGVAERGEELARYAETTLAEVRRRFDGVPEDRRLKVYMARGPRGLQTGIRGSINVEALDVAGVRNVAAETLGNGGLVNVSMEQVLAWQPDAIVTIDRGFYESVWTDPLWQGVKAVRDRRVYLSPGLPFTWIDSPPAANRLLGLRWLGAVLYPELFPEDLREETRRFYALFYHREPTAQQIDALLAGSRPPG, encoded by the coding sequence ATGGCGGGCAGACGCGGATGGATGGCGGGCGCGGGAGCCGGGCTGCTGCTCGCCCTGCTGGCTGGGCCGGCCGCGGCGGAGCGGATGGTCACGGACTCCTCCGGACGCCGCGTCGCCCTGCCGGACCGGGTGGAGCGGGTGTTCCCCGCCGGGCCTCCGGCCTCCGTCGTCGTCTACATGCTGGCGCCCGAGAAACTGCTGGGCTGGACGCGGGCAATCAGCCCGCCGGAGCGGCCCTTCCTGCCCGACCGCTACGCCGACCTGCCGGAGTTGGGGCGGCTGACCGGGCGCGGCAACACCGTCAATCTGGAAACCGTGGTGGCCGCGAGGCCGGACGTCGTCGTCGATGTCGGCAGCACCGCCCCGACCTTCGTGTCGCTGGCCGACCGGGTGCAGGAGCAGACGCGGGTGCCGACGCTGCTGATCGACGGGCACCTCGCCGACTCCGCGCGCACCTTCCGCACGCTCGGCGCGCTGATGGGGGTGGCGGAGCGGGGGGAGGAGCTGGCCCGCTACGCCGAGACGACGCTGGCCGAGGTGCGCCGCCGCTTCGACGGCGTGCCGGAGGACCGGCGGCTGAAGGTCTACATGGCGCGCGGGCCGCGCGGCCTGCAGACCGGCATCCGCGGCTCGATCAACGTCGAGGCGTTGGACGTCGCCGGGGTGCGCAACGTCGCGGCGGAGACTCTCGGCAACGGCGGGCTGGTCAACGTGTCGATGGAGCAGGTTCTGGCTTGGCAGCCGGACGCCATCGTCACCATCGACCGCGGCTTCTACGAGAGCGTGTGGACCGACCCGCTGTGGCAGGGGGTGAAAGCGGTGCGCGACCGGCGAGTCTACCTGTCGCCGGGCTTGCCCTTCACCTGGATCGATTCCCCGCCCGCCGCCAACCGCCTGCTCGGCCTGCGCTGGCTGGGCGCCGTCCTCTATCCGGAGCTGTTTCCGGAGGATCTGCGCGAGGAGACGCGACGTTTCTATGCCCTCTTCTACCACCGGGAGCCCACCGCGCAGCAGATCGACGCCCTCCTCGCCGGCAGCCGCCCGCCGGGGTGA
- a CDS encoding iron ABC transporter permease: MAALLVAAVCVAFSTGAYPVPPGELAGLLAAKLGLGSAAVAPAVETVIWDIRGPRVLTAMLVGAGLAASGAAYQGLFRNPLVSPDILGVSSGAALGAVLGIFASLPVLAIQGMAFAGGLLAVGVVLAVASAIRGRDPVLVLVLGGVVIGALLGSGVALLKYLADPYNQLPAITFWLLGSLSAVNRGDLAALVPPVAVALLPLVLLRWRLDVMTLGDEEATALGVPVRVVRIVVIVAATLMTAAAVSVSGIVGWVGLLVPHLARLMVGPAFVRLLPTAVLLGAAYLLAVDTLARSLGPVELPLGVLTAVIGTPVFLWLLAFGKRGWS, encoded by the coding sequence GTGGCCGCGCTGCTGGTCGCCGCGGTCTGCGTCGCCTTCAGCACCGGCGCCTATCCCGTCCCGCCGGGGGAACTGGCCGGGCTGCTCGCGGCGAAGCTGGGCCTTGGCAGCGCTGCCGTCGCCCCGGCGGTGGAGACGGTGATCTGGGACATCCGCGGCCCGCGCGTGCTGACCGCCATGCTGGTCGGGGCCGGGCTGGCCGCCTCGGGAGCGGCGTACCAGGGGCTGTTCCGCAACCCGCTGGTCTCGCCGGACATCCTCGGCGTGTCGTCGGGGGCGGCGCTGGGGGCGGTGCTGGGCATCTTCGCCTCGCTGCCGGTGCTCGCCATCCAGGGCATGGCCTTCGCGGGCGGGCTGCTGGCCGTGGGGGTGGTGCTGGCCGTCGCCTCGGCTATCCGGGGGCGCGACCCGGTGCTGGTCCTGGTGCTGGGCGGCGTGGTGATCGGGGCGCTGCTGGGCTCCGGCGTGGCGCTGCTGAAGTATCTGGCCGACCCCTACAACCAGTTGCCGGCGATCACCTTCTGGCTGCTCGGCAGCCTGTCTGCGGTCAACCGCGGCGACCTCGCGGCGCTGGTCCCGCCGGTGGCGGTGGCGTTGCTGCCGCTGGTGCTGCTGCGCTGGCGGCTCGACGTGATGACGCTGGGCGACGAGGAGGCGACGGCGCTCGGCGTGCCGGTACGGGTGGTGCGGATCGTTGTTATCGTGGCGGCGACGCTGATGACCGCCGCCGCCGTGTCGGTCAGCGGGATCGTCGGCTGGGTCGGGCTGCTGGTGCCGCACCTCGCCCGGCTGATGGTCGGCCCGGCCTTCGTCCGGCTGCTGCCCACGGCGGTGCTGCTGGGGGCGGCCTATCTGCTGGCGGTGGACACGCTGGCGCGCAGCCTGGGGCCGGTGGAGTTGCCGCTGGGCGTGCTGACCGCGGTGATCGGCACGCCGGTCTTCCTCTGGCTGCTCGCCTTCGGAAAGCGCGGCTGGTCATGA
- a CDS encoding ABC transporter ATP-binding protein encodes MSARLSVEDLAFGYGERVVGAGVGFAVAAGEVLCLLGPNGGGKTTLFKTLLGLLPPRGGRVRVDGEDTAGWSPRRRALAFGYVPQAGAGQFPFTVREMVLMGRTAHRGAFSAPAASDHAAAEAALERLGIGHLAERDWLRISGGERQMALIARALAQAPRVLVLDEPTASLDFGNQVRVLEQVRRLADGEGREGLTVVFSTHHPEQAFAIADRVALLHGGRLARFGAPDEVITAAMMREVYGTEVEVVPVGADGMRVCLPVGLRRAQVR; translated from the coding sequence ATGAGCGCGCGGCTGTCGGTGGAGGACCTCGCCTTCGGCTACGGCGAGCGGGTGGTCGGCGCCGGGGTCGGCTTCGCCGTGGCGGCGGGGGAGGTGCTGTGCCTGCTCGGCCCCAACGGCGGCGGCAAGACGACGCTGTTCAAGACGTTGCTCGGCCTGCTGCCGCCGCGCGGCGGGCGGGTGAGGGTCGATGGCGAGGACACCGCCGGCTGGTCGCCGCGCCGCCGGGCCCTGGCCTTCGGCTATGTCCCGCAGGCGGGGGCGGGGCAGTTTCCCTTCACCGTGCGCGAGATGGTGCTGATGGGCCGCACCGCCCACCGCGGCGCCTTCAGCGCCCCCGCCGCGTCCGATCACGCCGCCGCCGAGGCCGCGCTGGAACGGCTGGGCATCGGGCATCTGGCCGAGCGCGACTGGCTGCGCATCAGCGGCGGCGAGCGGCAGATGGCCCTGATCGCCCGCGCGCTGGCGCAGGCTCCCCGCGTCCTGGTGCTCGACGAGCCGACCGCCAGCCTGGATTTCGGCAATCAGGTCCGCGTGCTGGAGCAGGTGCGGCGGCTGGCGGACGGCGAGGGGAGAGAGGGGCTGACGGTCGTCTTCTCCACCCACCACCCGGAGCAGGCCTTCGCCATCGCCGACCGGGTGGCGCTGCTGCACGGCGGCCGGCTCGCCCGCTTCGGCGCGCCGGACGAGGTGATCACCGCCGCCATGATGCGGGAGGTTTACGGGACGGAGGTCGAGGTGGTGCCCGTGGGGGCGGACGGGATGCGGGTGTGCCTGCCGGTTGGGCTGAGGCGGGCTCAGGTCCGGTAG
- a CDS encoding protein-methionine-sulfoxide reductase heme-binding subunit MsrQ — protein sequence MAAAQKSVSKGPVAQALSSRWAKPAVFALGLAPLGWMVWLGMSGGLGAEPVAEAVRQSGLWALRLLLVALAVTPLRILTGQAGLARFRRMIGLFAFFYALLHVSVYVGVDQFFDWAAVWKDIVKRPYITVGMGAFVILTALAATSTNGMVRRLGGRRWKALHKAVFVAGAAGCVHYVMLVKGWQYPPFVYAAILLGLVALRYAKSPAAGRLSPSYRT from the coding sequence ATGGCCGCAGCCCAAAAAAGTGTGTCGAAAGGTCCGGTCGCCCAGGCTCTGTCCTCGCGCTGGGCGAAGCCGGCGGTGTTCGCCCTGGGGCTGGCCCCGCTCGGCTGGATGGTCTGGCTGGGCATGAGCGGCGGGCTGGGGGCCGAGCCGGTGGCCGAGGCGGTGCGGCAGAGCGGGCTGTGGGCGCTGCGCCTGCTGCTCGTCGCGCTCGCCGTCACGCCGCTGCGCATCCTCACCGGTCAGGCGGGGTTGGCGCGCTTCCGCCGGATGATCGGGCTGTTCGCCTTCTTCTACGCGCTGCTGCACGTCTCCGTCTATGTGGGGGTGGACCAGTTCTTCGACTGGGCGGCGGTGTGGAAGGACATCGTGAAGCGGCCCTACATCACCGTCGGCATGGGCGCCTTCGTGATCCTGACGGCGCTGGCAGCGACCTCGACCAACGGCATGGTGCGGCGGCTCGGCGGGCGGCGCTGGAAGGCGCTGCACAAGGCGGTGTTCGTCGCCGGGGCGGCGGGCTGCGTCCATTACGTCATGCTGGTCAAGGGCTGGCAGTACCCGCCCTTCGTCTACGCGGCGATCCTCCTGGGGCTGGTCGCGCTGCGCTACGCGAAGTCGCCGGCGGCCGGGCGGCTCTCCCCGTCCTACCGGACCTGA